One genomic region from Diabrotica undecimpunctata isolate CICGRU chromosome 9, icDiaUnde3, whole genome shotgun sequence encodes:
- the LOC140451096 gene encoding uncharacterized protein, with product MCGVKIDFNGRIINIISLYKPDKNISIREWERLFNWCSSLEGETVLGGDFNAHHAVWGSPTDNIHWFSNDTDGNRIIDALTDMDLIFLNDGSATRITPPNSTKSAVDLTLIASGLIALAHWQTLDRTLGSDHYIISIMLNIDVPSFVVYPTRKWKLEKANWELFHSTLEMELKNVVYSETCNEMAFNLNKAINTSSKASIPQNVPFSLKHRQKSIWWDDECNTQIQLKKNALKKYKTAFTLNTFLEYKKIEATTKKMFKHKAKTTWIKIYSSLNSSCPSTQSNNRIIVIMNILLL from the coding sequence ATGTGTGGtgtaaaaattgattttaatggCAGAATAATTAATATAATCTCATTATATAAACCTGACAAGAATATAAGCATCCGAGAATGGGAACGGCTTTTTAATTGGTGTTCCTCACTCGAAGGAGAGACGGTACTAGGAGGTGACTTCAACGCCCATCATGCGGTATGGGGTTCTCCAACTGATAATATCCATTGGTTCTCCAATGATACTGATGGCAATAGAATAATTGATGCATTAACTGATATggatttaatatttctaaatgatGGTTCGGCGACTAGAATTACCCCTCCAAACTCTACAAAATCAGCTGTAGACTTAACGCTAATAGCTTCTGGACTAATTGCACTAGCACATTGGCAAACATTGGATAGAACTCTTGGATCTGATCATTATATTATTTCCATCATGTTGaatattgatgtaccctcttttGTTGTCTATCCAACAAGGAAATGGAAATTAGAGAAGGCCAACTGGGAATTGTTTCATAGCACGCTTGAAATGGAACTGAAGAATGTTGTATACTCTGAAACCTGTAATGAAATGGCATTTAATCTGAATAAAGCAATTAATACAAGCAGCAAAGCTTCTATCCCCCAAAACGTACCCTTCAGTCTTAAACATAGACAAAAATCAATTTGGTGGGATGATGAATGTAATACACAGATACAGCTTAAGAAGAATGctcttaaaaaatacaaaaccgCATTTACACTGAATACCTTTCTTGAATATAAAAAGATAGAAGCCAcaactaaaaaaatgtttaaacacaaAGCCAAAACAACATGGATTAAAATTTACTCCAGTCTTAACTCTAGTTGCCCATCAACTCAATCTAATAATAGGATAATTGTAATAATGAATATATTactattgtaa